The following nucleotide sequence is from Chloroflexota bacterium.
ACCGGGTAATAACCTTCGCCGAGCACCCCTGCGGTCGGCGTTCCCTCAGAACCGCAGGCGGCTAACATGAAGATCAACAAAATCCAGATAAGGGCAATTTTTCGTGCTCTCATATAAGGATGGGGTGTAGAATTAAATTACAATGATGATCGAAAGCCCGCACTGCGTGGATTATATACCCAATACTACAAATAAGAAACAATTACATCTCTAAAATTCTCTACGTAAATGTACTGATTTGAAGCAGTACACCGCCGATTTTTTTAGAACATACGAACTAAAACGCGATGACTAACTCTGATGAACGCACAGCAGTGCGCCAATTTATTGATGAGGCTTCACCTGCCGACGCTTTTGCCGCCTATTACGCATTGCATCACAACCCTAGCCGCGTCTCTCTGTTTACGCATCGCGACTCAGCGAATCGAATTGACGGATTTTTAGTTCAGGCACAGACCGGCATGGATCTGTTCCGGCCCGTCGTCTCAGTCCGGGCCGCCTCTGATCAGGCGGCCCTTTCCCTGTTCCAAACCGGACTCGCGCCCAACCGGGCCTATTACCTGACTGCGCCGCTCTCGCTGGCAAACGCCGTCAACCAACATCTCATCATTACCGATCCCGAATTGTTGTTGATCTACCGCCTCGACCCGGCGAAGTTCGAGCCGCAGATCAACGTCATGGTAGTCTCAAACCCGACGCCTGATGGCTGGCCGCGATTCGAGATCAACGCCAACGGCGTCGCCGTTGCCAGCGCCGGCGTCAACTGGCGCTCGCCCCGGTTCGCCGAAGTCTATGTTTACACTGAAACGGCGGCCCGGAGCCGTGGCTGGGGCAAAGCCGTGCTCTCGGCGCTGACCGCCGCGCTGATCAAAGACGGGCGACTACCACTCTACTTTGTCAACGAGCAGAACACGGCCTCCATTCGGCTGGCGGAAAGCGTGGGGTTCGTGGATACTGGCGCCAGAGAATATACCGGGCAAGCCTCTCTCAAAGGATGACGAATGACGATCATAGCCACCCATACTTTTCCGCGCGGTTTCAAATGGGGAACAGCCACTGCCGCCCACCAGGTGGAAGGCGGAGCGACTAACAGCGATTGGGCCGTTTGGGAAAAACAGCCCGGTAACATCAACGAGGGCGGCACGGCGGCAGTGGCCTGCGACTGGTGGAGCGGACGCTGGCGCGAGGATTTTGATCGCGCCGCCGCCGACGGCCAAACAGCCCACCGGCTGAGCGTGGATTGGAGCCGCATTGAACCCCGGCTGGCCGTTTGGGACGAAGAGGCGCTCGATCATTATCGTGAAATGGTCAAAGGCTTGCGCGAGCGCGGCCTGGAGCCATTGGTCACTCTGCATCACTTCACGAATCCGTTGTGGCTGGCTGAGAAGGGCGGATGGGAGAACTCCGCAGTCGTTGGCTACTTTGAGCGGTTTGCGCGCAAAGTGGTAAAAGCATTAAGCGACTATGTTGATGTTTGGTGCACGATCAATGAGATCAATATCTTCGCTTATCAAAGCTATCTGGTGGGCCTGTGGCCGCCACAAAAGAAAGACATCCAGCTTTACTTCAAAGTCATTCGCCACGTGTTGTTGGCGCACACGGCGGCTTATCGAGTCATCCACGAACTTCAGCCGGCGGCAAAGGTGGGGATCGCCCACCACCTGCAACTGATCGATCCGGCCAAACCGGAGTCCGCGCCTGATGGCTGGGTGTCGCGCCTGCAGCACCGGCTCTTCAACGAGGCGATCCCGCAGGCGCTTCACACCGGGAAATTATTTTTTCCGCTGGGCCGGGTCAACGAACGCTTGCCAGAGTTGGCCGGGACGATGGACTACATGGGCGTCAACTACTATTCGCGCCGCCGCTCGACGTTTGATCTCTCACAACCTGCCGCCTTGTTCGGGCGCACGTTTCACACACCGGAAGCAGAGCTGGATCATTTAGGTCTCAATGAACTTTACCCTGAAGGGCTGTACCGGGCGATCAAGTGGGCGGCCAGGTTCAAAAAGCCAATTATGATTACCGAGAACGGCTGGGGCGATGAAGACGAAGGCCGGCGCAACCGGGCGATGATTCTGCACTTGCGGCAGTTGTGGTCGGCCATCAACTTCAACTGGCCGGTGACAGCTTATTATTATTGGACGCTGGTGGACAATTTTGAGTGGGAGCGCGGCTGGTCGCAACGCTTTGGCCTGTACGAGCTTGACCTGGCGACGCAGGAACGCCGGCCACGCCCGGCGGCCAAACTCTACGCCGAGGTTTGCCAGACCAATACGCTGAGTTCGGAGATGGCGGCCCGTTACGCGCCTGAGCTTCTGCCGACAATGTTTCCGGGGTGACTAATCACTCATCCGGT
It contains:
- a CDS encoding GNAT family N-acetyltransferase, translated to MTNSDERTAVRQFIDEASPADAFAAYYALHHNPSRVSLFTHRDSANRIDGFLVQAQTGMDLFRPVVSVRAASDQAALSLFQTGLAPNRAYYLTAPLSLANAVNQHLIITDPELLLIYRLDPAKFEPQINVMVVSNPTPDGWPRFEINANGVAVASAGVNWRSPRFAEVYVYTETAARSRGWGKAVLSALTAALIKDGRLPLYFVNEQNTASIRLAESVGFVDTGAREYTGQASLKG
- a CDS encoding glycoside hydrolase family 1 protein, which gives rise to MTIIATHTFPRGFKWGTATAAHQVEGGATNSDWAVWEKQPGNINEGGTAAVACDWWSGRWREDFDRAAADGQTAHRLSVDWSRIEPRLAVWDEEALDHYREMVKGLRERGLEPLVTLHHFTNPLWLAEKGGWENSAVVGYFERFARKVVKALSDYVDVWCTINEINIFAYQSYLVGLWPPQKKDIQLYFKVIRHVLLAHTAAYRVIHELQPAAKVGIAHHLQLIDPAKPESAPDGWVSRLQHRLFNEAIPQALHTGKLFFPLGRVNERLPELAGTMDYMGVNYYSRRRSTFDLSQPAALFGRTFHTPEAELDHLGLNELYPEGLYRAIKWAARFKKPIMITENGWGDEDEGRRNRAMILHLRQLWSAINFNWPVTAYYYWTLVDNFEWERGWSQRFGLYELDLATQERRPRPAAKLYAEVCQTNTLSSEMAARYAPELLPTMFPG